The following coding sequences are from one Collimonas arenae window:
- the rplJ gene encoding 50S ribosomal protein L10, with protein sequence MSLNLNDKKAVVAEVSAKVAAAQTIVVAEYRGIQVGHLTQLRANARTQGVYLRVLKNTLARRAVEGTAFADLASQMTGPLIYSISEDAVAAAKVINDFAKTNDKLVVKAGNYAGKSLDKAGVQALANIPSREVLLAQVVGMMQMPIAGFVRGLAALAAKKEAEAA encoded by the coding sequence TTGAGTCTCAATCTGAATGACAAAAAGGCCGTAGTCGCCGAAGTCTCTGCAAAAGTAGCAGCTGCACAGACTATCGTCGTGGCCGAATATCGTGGCATCCAGGTTGGTCACTTGACCCAACTGCGCGCTAATGCGCGTACCCAGGGTGTGTACCTGCGTGTATTGAAAAATACACTGGCACGTCGCGCTGTTGAGGGTACCGCGTTTGCCGACCTCGCCTCGCAAATGACCGGCCCGTTGATCTATTCGATCTCCGAGGACGCCGTTGCTGCTGCAAAAGTCATCAATGACTTTGCAAAAACCAACGACAAACTGGTCGTCAAGGCAGGTAACTACGCTGGTAAGTCGCTGGATAAGGCGGGTGTACAAGCGTTGGCAAACATTCCAAGTCGCGAAGTTCTGCTGGCCCAAGTTGTGGGCATGATGCAGATGCCGATTGCTGGATTTGTGCGTGGTCTGGCTGCTTTGGCAGCGAAAAAAGAAGCCGAAGCCGCTTAA
- the nusG gene encoding transcription termination/antitermination protein NusG, whose product MSDSTQNDAQATPPAVTPSAPVGKKRWYVVHAYSGMEKSVQRALTERIDRAGMQEQFGQILVPTEEVIEVKNGQKAVTERRFFPGYVLVEMEMTDETWHLVKNTNKVTGFIGGKSNKPTPIPQHEVDKIMQQMQDGIEKPRPKVLYEVGELVRIKEGAFTDFNGNVEEVNYEKSRVRVTVTIFGRATPVELEFDKVEKV is encoded by the coding sequence ATGAGCGATAGCACACAAAACGATGCGCAAGCAACGCCGCCTGCTGTGACGCCTTCGGCGCCAGTGGGCAAAAAGCGCTGGTATGTGGTGCATGCTTATTCCGGTATGGAAAAGAGCGTGCAACGCGCGCTTACCGAGCGCATTGACCGCGCAGGAATGCAAGAACAGTTCGGCCAGATCCTGGTGCCGACTGAAGAAGTGATCGAAGTCAAGAATGGCCAGAAAGCCGTTACCGAGCGTCGTTTCTTCCCAGGTTACGTCCTGGTCGAGATGGAAATGACCGACGAAACATGGCATTTGGTGAAGAATACCAACAAGGTAACCGGTTTTATCGGTGGCAAGTCGAACAAGCCTACCCCGATCCCGCAGCATGAAGTCGACAAGATCATGCAGCAAATGCAGGATGGTATCGAAAAGCCGCGGCCAAAGGTGCTGTACGAAGTTGGCGAGCTGGTTCGTATCAAGGAAGGCGCTTTTACCGATTTCAACGGCAACGTCGAAGAAGTCAATTACGAAAAGTCGCGTGTGCGTGTCACCGTTACTATTTTCGGTCGTGCCACACCAGTCGAACTGGAGTTCGACAAAGTCGAAAAAGTCTAA
- the rplL gene encoding 50S ribosomal protein L7/L12 has product MAFDKDAFLGQIESLTVMELNDLVKAFEEKFGVSAAAVAVAGGGAAGGGAAAAEEQTEFTVVLKGVGANKVGVIKAVREITGLGLKEAKDLVDGAPKPVKEGVSKADADAAAKKLVEAGAEAEIK; this is encoded by the coding sequence ATGGCCTTTGATAAAGACGCATTCCTGGGACAAATCGAGTCCCTGACTGTTATGGAATTGAATGACCTGGTTAAGGCATTCGAAGAGAAGTTTGGCGTTTCCGCAGCAGCTGTTGCAGTTGCTGGCGGCGGCGCTGCTGGCGGCGGCGCTGCTGCAGCTGAAGAGCAAACCGAGTTCACCGTTGTCCTGAAGGGCGTCGGCGCAAACAAGGTTGGCGTGATTAAGGCAGTTCGCGAAATCACCGGTCTGGGCTTGAAAGAAGCTAAAGACCTGGTTGACGGTGCACCGAAGCCAGTTAAAGAAGGCGTTTCGAAAGCCGACGCTGATGCTGCAGCCAAGAAATTGGTTGAAGCCGGCGCAGAAGCTGAAATCAAGTAA
- the rplK gene encoding 50S ribosomal protein L11, translating into MAKKIIGFIKLQVPAGKANPSPPIGPALGQRGLNIMEFCKAFNAQTQGVEPGLPIPVVITAFADKSFTFVMKTPPATILIKKAAGITKGSAKPHTDKVGSITRKQAEEIATLKKPDLTGADLEAGVRTIAGSARSMGITVEGL; encoded by the coding sequence ATGGCAAAGAAAATCATTGGTTTTATCAAGCTGCAAGTGCCAGCTGGTAAAGCAAACCCATCCCCACCAATCGGTCCAGCATTGGGTCAGCGCGGTCTGAACATCATGGAATTCTGTAAGGCATTTAATGCCCAGACCCAAGGTGTTGAGCCAGGTCTGCCAATTCCAGTCGTGATCACCGCGTTTGCTGACAAGTCCTTCACTTTCGTGATGAAGACTCCTCCAGCAACGATTCTGATCAAGAAGGCTGCTGGCATCACCAAGGGTTCGGCTAAGCCGCATACCGACAAGGTTGGTTCTATCACTCGCAAGCAAGCAGAAGAAATCGCTACCTTGAAGAAGCCCGATTTGACTGGTGCTGATCTGGAAGCTGGCGTACGTACAATCGCCGGTTCTGCTCGTTCGATGGGCATCACGGTGGAGGGTCTGTAA
- the secE gene encoding preprotein translocase subunit SecE, with protein MSNHPVQTVGESGNKLKVILAVLAVVAGVVGFYFLSGQSGLVRAGALVAGLVVAVALAWTSTQGREFLGFAKEAVRETKKVVWPTRKEAMQITAIVFAFVLVMAIFLWGIDKLLEVLLYDVILGWKQ; from the coding sequence ATGTCTAACCACCCTGTGCAAACTGTCGGCGAATCCGGCAATAAGCTCAAAGTAATACTGGCAGTTTTGGCTGTCGTTGCCGGCGTTGTCGGCTTTTATTTTTTGTCGGGCCAGTCTGGTCTGGTGCGCGCTGGCGCATTGGTTGCCGGTTTGGTGGTGGCTGTCGCCCTGGCATGGACTTCGACCCAAGGTCGTGAATTCCTTGGTTTCGCCAAGGAGGCCGTGCGCGAAACGAAAAAAGTTGTTTGGCCTACCCGCAAGGAAGCGATGCAGATCACTGCGATCGTTTTCGCATTTGTGCTGGTGATGGCGATTTTCCTCTGGGGCATCGATAAGCTCCTCGAGGTCTTGTTGTACGACGTGATATTGGGTTGGAAACAATAA
- the rplA gene encoding 50S ribosomal protein L1, which yields MAKLSKRAKAIKAKVDRTKAYPFDNAVALIKECATAKFNESIDVSVQLGVDAKKSDQVVRGSVVLPAGTGKTVRVAVFASGEKAEQAKAAGADVVGMEDLAEQIKAGNMPFDIVIASPDTMRIVGTLGQILGPRGLMPNPKVGTVTPDVATAVKNAKAGQVQYRTDKAGIIHATIGRKSFSDAELKSNLLALIDALSKAKPATSKGVYLRKISLSSTMGAGVRVDQSTLAA from the coding sequence ATGGCTAAGTTATCTAAGCGCGCAAAAGCGATCAAGGCAAAAGTTGATCGCACCAAGGCATATCCATTCGATAACGCAGTTGCGTTGATCAAGGAATGCGCAACTGCAAAATTCAACGAATCGATCGACGTATCCGTCCAATTGGGCGTTGATGCAAAGAAATCGGACCAAGTGGTTCGCGGTTCCGTCGTGCTGCCAGCTGGCACCGGCAAGACTGTTCGCGTTGCAGTATTTGCTTCCGGCGAAAAAGCCGAACAAGCTAAAGCTGCCGGCGCCGATGTCGTTGGCATGGAAGACCTGGCCGAGCAGATCAAAGCCGGCAACATGCCTTTCGACATCGTGATCGCTTCGCCAGACACCATGCGTATCGTTGGTACCCTGGGCCAGATCCTGGGACCACGCGGCCTGATGCCGAATCCGAAGGTTGGTACTGTTACTCCTGACGTCGCTACTGCCGTCAAGAACGCCAAAGCTGGTCAAGTGCAATATCGTACCGACAAGGCCGGTATCATCCACGCAACCATCGGTCGTAAATCGTTTAGCGATGCAGAACTGAAGTCCAACTTGTTGGCACTGATCGATGCATTGAGCAAAGCCAAGCCAGCAACCAGCAAGGGTGTATACCTGCGCAAGATCTCGTTGTCCTCGACAATGGGTGCCGGCGTTCGTGTCGATCAGTCGACACTGGCAGCTTAA
- the tuf gene encoding elongation factor Tu, translated as MAKGKFERTKPHVNVGTIGHVDHGKTTLTAAIATVLSKKFGGEAKAYDQIDAAPEEKARGITINTAHVEYETANRHYAHVDCPGHADYVKNMITGAAQMDGAILVCSAADGPMPQTREHILLSRQVGVPYIIVFLNKADMVDDEELLELVEMEVRELLTKYEFPGDDLPIIKGSAKLALEGDTGPLGEQAIMALAEALDTYIPTPERAVDGAFLLPVEDVFSISGRGTVVTGRVERGIVKVGEALQIVGIRDTQDTTCTGVEMFRKLLDQGQAGDNVGVLLRGTKREDVERGQVLAKPGSIKPHKHFTGEIYVLSKDEGGRHTPFFNNYRPQFYFRTTDVTGSIELPKDKEMVMPGDNVSITVMLINPIAMEEGLRFAIREGGRTVGAGVVAKILAD; from the coding sequence ATGGCAAAAGGCAAGTTTGAGCGGACCAAGCCGCACGTCAACGTCGGCACTATCGGCCACGTCGACCACGGCAAGACCACGCTGACAGCAGCGATCGCGACAGTATTGTCGAAGAAGTTTGGCGGCGAAGCCAAAGCGTATGATCAGATTGACGCGGCGCCAGAAGAAAAAGCGCGCGGCATCACGATCAACACGGCACACGTTGAATACGAAACTGCAAACCGCCACTACGCTCACGTTGACTGCCCAGGCCACGCTGACTATGTTAAAAACATGATCACTGGTGCTGCACAGATGGACGGCGCGATCCTGGTTTGCTCCGCAGCTGACGGCCCAATGCCACAGACTCGTGAGCACATCCTGTTGTCGCGTCAAGTTGGCGTGCCATACATCATCGTGTTCCTGAACAAGGCTGACATGGTCGACGACGAAGAGTTGCTCGAGTTGGTCGAAATGGAAGTGCGCGAGCTGTTGACCAAGTACGAATTCCCAGGCGACGACCTGCCAATCATCAAGGGTTCGGCGAAGTTGGCTCTGGAAGGCGACACTGGCCCATTGGGCGAGCAAGCAATCATGGCTCTGGCTGAAGCACTGGACACTTACATCCCAACACCAGAGCGTGCTGTTGACGGCGCATTCCTGTTGCCAGTGGAAGACGTGTTCTCGATCTCGGGTCGCGGTACTGTTGTGACCGGTCGTGTTGAGCGCGGTATCGTCAAGGTTGGCGAAGCCCTGCAAATCGTTGGTATCCGTGATACGCAAGATACAACATGTACTGGCGTTGAAATGTTCCGCAAGCTGCTGGATCAAGGTCAAGCCGGCGACAACGTTGGCGTTCTGTTGCGCGGTACCAAGCGTGAAGACGTAGAGCGCGGCCAAGTGTTGGCCAAGCCAGGTTCGATCAAGCCACACAAGCATTTCACAGGCGAGATCTATGTTCTGTCGAAAGACGAAGGCGGCCGTCATACTCCGTTCTTCAACAACTATCGTCCACAGTTCTACTTCCGTACAACGGACGTGACTGGTTCGATCGAGTTGCCGAAGGATAAGGAAATGGTTATGCCGGGCGATAACGTGTCGATCACTGTAATGTTGATCAACCCGATCGCGATGGAAGAAGGTCTGCGTTTCGCGATCCGCGAAGGTGGCCGTACTGTTGGTGCAGGTGTTGTTGCTAAGATCCTGGCTGACTAA